A genomic window from Populus alba chromosome 19, ASM523922v2, whole genome shotgun sequence includes:
- the LOC118052589 gene encoding probable disease resistance protein At4g27220: protein MLRSYDPFWNDVEIMDDGRMECKFCGHLFAKGTSISRVKLHLSGVKRRGVKICKDVPEEVQEAARAAIDGPPDKKLKTVAGSGCKEASNAISASIQEQNNEGRHVEMAQQGDAFSPGELEEWVDSITDKEIETIPRTEQVQHLERGGSLERPSINQADEPRGDSFQPTDPLCLDHGIYYDQLWSPLVNNDTIMNDVQNMVRVRTEPDEGREEEEEDVENNSGRSEQPGGGASSSGGLKYDETRGDLLPIGSTGLVGRAFEENTHVIRSLLIDDGVSIIGIYGMGGVGKTTMLQHIHNELLLQRPEFYYVYWVTMSRDFSINRLQNLIAKRLDLDLSSEDDDASRAVKLSKELRKKKKWILILDDLWNFFKPHKVGIPISLKGCKLIMTTRSERICDRMDCQHKMKVMPLSEGEAWTLFMEELGHNIAFSPKVERIAVAVIRKCAGLPLGIITVAGSLRGVDDIHEWRNTLKKLKESKLRDMEDEVFRLLRFSYDRLDDLALQKCLLYCTLFPEDHKIEREELIDYLINEGIVEGIGRRQEELDEGHTMLNRLEDVCLLEWGRLCNIRRFVKMHDLIRDMAIQILQENSQVIVQAGAQLRELPDAEEWTENLTRVSLMHNHIKEIPSSHSPRCPHLSTLLLCHNERLGFIADSFFKQLLGLKVLDLSYTNIENLADSISDLVRLTTLLLKGCEKLRHVPSLQKLRALKKLDLSKTTLEKMPQGMECLSNLRYLRINGCGEKEFPGGILSKLSHLQVFILEEWMPTGFESEYVPVTVKGKEVGCLRKLETLECHFEGHSDLVEYLKSRDENHSPSTYKIFVGLFEEFHLLDKYTYCRDKSVWLGNLTFNRDGNFQDMFLNDLQELLIYKCNDATSLCDVPFLMKTATELEVISIWDCNGIESMVSSSWFCSAPLPSSSYNGIFSSLKKFNCYRCRSMKKLFPLALLPSLVNLEQIIVYDCEKMEEIIWTRSDEEDVVGEEESSSNIEFKLPKLRVLDLCDLPKLRSICSAKLICDSLEEIEVSYCHELKRMEIFPTVLENGQPSPPPSLARICIYPKEWWESVVEWEHPNTKDVLLPFVVFL from the coding sequence ATGTTACGATCATATGATCCATTCTGGAACGATGTTGAAATAATGGACGATGGTAGGATGGAGTGTAAGTTTTGTGGGCATTTATTTGCCAAAGGTACTTCCATTTCGAGGGTCAAATTACATTTGTCAGGAGTGAAACGGCGGGGTGTTAAAATCTGTAAAGATGTCCCAGAAGAAGTTCAAGAAGCAGCCCGTGCAGCAATTGATGGCCCTCcagataaaaaacttaaaactgtAGCAGGCTCAGGATGTAAAGAGGCCAGTAATGCAATTTCAGCTTCGATACAAGAACAGAACAATGAAGGGAGACATGTAGAAATGGCACAGCAAGGAGATGCTTTTTCCCCTGGAGAGCTCGAAGAGTGGGTGGATAGCATCACTGATAAAGAGATTGAGACTATACCGAGAACAGAACAAGTGCAGCATCTGGAGAGAGGTGGCTCTCTCGAGAGGCCATCAATTAATCAAGCTGATGAGCCTCGAGGAGATTCATTCCAACCAACAGATCCGTTGTGCCTTGACCATGGAATATATTATGATCAACTCTGGTCTCCATTAGTAAACAACGATACCATTATGAATGATGTGCAGAACATGGTTAGAGTGAGGACAGAACCAGACGAGGggagggaggaggaggaggaggatgtggAGAACAATAGTGGAAGATCAGAGCAGCCTGGCGGAGGAGCTAGTTCTTCCGGAGGCCTTAAATACGATGAGACCAGAGGAGATCTATTACCTATTGGCTCTACAGGGCTAGTGGGTCGAGCATTTGAAGAGAATACGCATGTGATACGGTCTTTATTAATAGATGATGGAGTCTCAATCATTGGCATTTATGGAATGGGGGGAGTTGGTAAAACGACAATGCTGCAACATATCCATAATGAACTTCTACTACAAAGACCagaattttattatgtttactGGGTGACTATGTCTCGAGATTTTAGCATTAATAGATTGCAGAATCTTATTGCTAAACGTCTTGATCTAGATCTTTCAAGTGAAGATGATGATGCGAGTAGAGCTGTTAAATTGTCAAAAGaactaagaaagaaaaaaaaatggattctcattttagatgatttgtggaacTTTTTTAAGCCACACAAAGTGGGAATTCCTATCTCATTGAAAGGATGCAAGTTGATTATGACAACTCGATCAGAACGGATTTGTGATCGGATGGATTGCCAACACAAAATGAAAGTGATGCCACTTTCTGAGGGAGAAGCTTGGACTTTGTTCATGGAGGAACTTGGACATAACATAGCATTTTCTCCAAAAGTGGAACGAATTGCAGTAGCTGTTATAAGAAAATGTGCTGGTTTGCCATTGGGGATTATAACAGTGGCAGGAAGCTTGAGGGGAGTGGATGATATACACGAGTGGAGGAAtacattgaagaaattaaaagaatcaaaACTTAGGGATATGGAAGATGAGGTATTCAGGTTATTGAGGTTTAGTTATGATCGTTTAGATGATTTGGCCCTACAAAAATGTCTCTTATATTGCACATTGTTTCCTGAAGATCATAAGATTGAAAGGGAGGAGTTGATAGATTATTTGATCAACGAAGGAATAGTGGAAGGAATAGGGAGGAGGCAAGAAGAACTTGATGAGGGCCACACCATGCTCAATAGACTTGAAGATGTCTGCTTATTGGAATGGGGTAGATTGTGTAATATTCGTAGATttgtcaagatgcatgacttgattagggacaTGGCCATCCAAATACTGCAAGAGAACTCCCAAGTCATTGTTCAAGCAGGTGCACAATTAAGAGAATTACCGGATGCAGAGGAGTGGACAGAGAATCTTACGAGAGTTTCACTAATGCATAATCACATTAAAGAAATTCCTTCCAGTCATTCACCAAGGTGTCCCCATCTGTCAACTCTATTACTATGTCATAATGAAAGGTTGGGATTTATTGCAGATTCATTTTTTAAGCAATTACTTGGGCTTAAGGTACTTGATCTGTCTTAtacaaatattgaaaatttgGCGGATTCTATCTCTGATTTGGTGCGTCTCACTACATTATTGCTTAAAGGTTGTGAGAAGTTAAGACATGTACCATCATTGCAGAAGCTCAGGGCATTGAAAAAGTTAGATCTCTCTAAGACAACACTTGAAAAGATGCCTCAAGGCATGGAATGTCTATCCAACCTGAGATATCTTAGAATTAATGGATGTGGTGAGAAGGAGTTTCCCGGTGGGATACTATCAAAACTCTCTCACTTGCAAGTCTTTATATTAGAGGAGTGGATGCCTACTGGATTTGAATCAGAATATGTCCCAGTAACAGTTAAGGGAAAGGAAGTAGGGTGCTTGAGGAAGTTGGAAACTTTAGAATGCCACTTTGAAGGTCACTCTGACTTGGTAGAGTATCTCAAATCTCGGGATGAGAACCACTCACCAAGTACATACAAAATTTTTGTAGGTCTTTTTGAGGAGTTTCATCTTTTAGATAAGTACACGTATTGTAGAGATAAAAGTGTTTGGTTGGGTAATTTGACTTTCAACAGAGATGGGAATTTTCAGGACATGTTCTTAAATGACCTTCAAGAACTGCTGATTTATAAATGTAACGATGCAACAAGTTTATGTGATGTTCCATTCTTGATGAAGACTGCAACTGAACTGGAGGTCATCAGCATTTGGGATTGCAATGGCATAGAGAGcatggtttcatcttcttggttttgCTCTGCTCCACTACCATCTTCATCTTATAATGGAATATTTTCAAGTCTTAAAAAGTTCAATTGTTATAGATGTAGAAGCATGAAGAAGCTCTTCCCTCTTGCCTTGTTGCCAAGCCTTGTAAACCTGGAACAGATTATAGTTTATGAttgtgagaaaatggaggagataatatgGACAAGATCAGATGAAGAAGATGTTGTGGGTGAAGAAGAAAGCAGCAGCAACATCGAATTCAAACTCCCGAAGTTAAGAGTTCTGGACTTGTGTGACTTACCAAAACTTAGAAGCATTTGTAGTGCAAAGCTGATTTGCGATTCTCTCGAAGAAATTGAAGTATCATATTGTCATGAGCTAAAGAGAATGGAGATTTTTCCCACAGtgcttgaaaatggccagccatctcctcccccttctcttGCAAGAATATGTATATATCCAAAAGAATGGTGGGAGTCAgtagtggagtgggagcatccGAACACAAAGGATGTCCTTCTACCCTTTGTAGTGTTTTTATAG
- the LOC140955022 gene encoding disease resistance protein RPV1-like translates to MWIIRNGRTKEAFWRISAFISMFKFVDKVLNILGRTFLHVADYPVGLDSHMHGYCMLSNGSNDVRTVGIRGIGRTGTPVAKAIYNKIANQFESSFFLANVREMSKQNRAVEQQETLLSQIQERKFIAGNLYPGIDAIRDRLCTKKVLIDIDDVSLMNRLPWYRQ, encoded by the exons ATGTGGATCATCAGAAATGGAAGAACAAAAGAAGCATTTTGGAGAATATCTGCATTTATAAGCATG TTCAAATTTGTTGACAAGGTCTTGAATATATTGGGACGCACATTCTTACATGTTGCTGATTATCCTGTTGGGTTAGATTCTCATATGCATGGATACTGTATGTTAAGCAATGGGTCAAATGATGTTCGCACGGTAGGGATCAGGGGAATTGGTCGAACAGGGACACCTGTTGCCAAAGctatttacaacaaaattgcTAATCAATTTGAAAGCAGCTTCTTTCTTGCAAATGTTAGAGAAATGTCGAAGCAAAACAGGGCTGTTGAACAACAAGAAACACTTCTGTCTCAGATACAGGAGAGAAAATTTATAGCTGGGAATCTCTATCCAGGAATAGATGCGATAAGGGACAGATTGTGCACTAAAAAGGTTCTTATTGACATTGATGATGTTAGCTTGATGAATAGATTGCCTTGGTACAGACAGTAG
- the LOC118052583 gene encoding probable disease resistance protein At4g27220, which yields MLRSYDPFWNHVKKMDDGRMECKFCGHLFAKGTSISRIKLHLSGVKRRGVKICKDVPEEVQEAARAAIDGPPEKILKTVAGSGSNDASNAISASAQEQNNEGRHVEMTQQGEAFSPGALEEWVDSITDKEIEPMSRTDQVQHLERGSSLERPSINQADEPRGDSFQPTDPLCLDHGIYYDQLWSPLVNNDTIMNDVQNMVRVRTEPEEGREEEEEDVENNSGRSVQPGGGASSSGGLKYDETRGDLLPIGSTGLVGRAFEENMHVIRSLLIDDGVSTIGIYGMGGVGKTTMLQHIHNELLQRPDFYHHVYWVTMSRDFSINRLQNLIAKHLDLDLSSEDDDVSRAVKLSKELRKIKKWILILDDLWNFFKPHEVGIPIPLKGCKLIMTTRSKRICYRMDCQHKMKVMPLSKGEAWTLFMEELGNDIAFSPKVERIAVAVTRECAGLPLGIITVAGSLRGVDDIHEWRNTLKKLKESKLRDMEDEVFRLLRFSYDRLDDLALQKCLLYCTSFPEDHKIEREELIDYLIDEGIMEGIGRRQEELDEGHAMLNRLEDVCLLERGILCIVRRFVKMHDLIRDMAIQILQENSQVIVQAGAQLRELPDAEKWTENLTRVSLMHNHIKEIPSSHSPRCPHLSTLLLCHNERLGFIADSFFKQLLGLKVLDLSYTNIKNLTDSVSNLVNLTTLLLKGCEKLRHVPSLQKLRALKKLDLSNTTLEKMPQGMECLSNLRYLRINGCGEKEFPGGILSKLSHLQVFILEEWMPTGFESEYVPVTVKGKEVGCLRKLETLECHFEGHSDLVEYLKSRDENHSLSTYKIFVGLFEQFHLLNKHTYCRDKSVWLGNLTFNRDGNFQDMFLNDLQELLIYKCNDATSLCDVPFLMKTATELEVISVWDCNGIESMVSSSWFCSAPLPSSSYNGIFSSLKKFNCYRCRSMKKLFPLALLPSLVNLEQIIVYDCEKMEEIIWTRSEEDVVGEEESSINIEFKLPKLRILDLTDLPKLRSICSAKLICDSLEEILVSYCQELKRMGIFPQLLENGQPSPPPSLVRICIYPKEWWESVVEWEHPNTKDILRPFVVFL from the coding sequence ATGTTACGATCATATGATCCATTTTggaatcatgttaaaaaaatggaCGATGGTAGGATGGAGTGTAAGTTTTGTGGGCATTTATTTGCCAAAGGTACTTccatttcaaggatcaaattgcaTTTATCAGGAGTGAAACGGCGGGGTGTTAAAATATGTAAAGATGTCCCAGAAGAAGTTCAAGAAGCAGCCCGTGCAGCAATTGATGGCCCTCCagaaaaaatacttaaaactgTAGCAGGCTCAGGAAGTAACGATGCCAGTAATGCAATTTCAGCTTCGGCACAAGAACAGAACAATGAAGGGAGACATGTAGAAATGACACAGCAAGGAGAAGCTTTTTCCCCTGGAGCGCTCGAAGAGTGGGTGGATAGCATCACTGATAAAGAGATTGAGCCTATGTCGAGAACAGACCAAGTGCAGCATCTGGAGAGAGGTAGCTCTCTTGAGAGGCCATCAATTAATCAAGCTGATGAGCCTCGAGGAGATTCATTCCAACCAACAGATCCGTTGTGCCTTGACCATGGAATATATTATGATCAACTCTGGTCTCCATTAGTAAACAACGATACCATTATGAATGACGTGCAGAACATGGTTAGAGTGAGGACAGAACCAGAGGAGGggagggaggaggaggaggaggatgtggAGAACAATAGTGGAAGATCAGTGCAGCCTGGCGGAGGAGCTAGTTCTTCCGGAGGCCTTAAATACGATGAGACTAGAGGAGATCTATTACCTATTGGCTCTACAGGGCTAGTGGGTCGAGCATTTGAAGAGAATATGCATGTGATACGGTCTTTATTAATAGATGATGGAGTCTCAACCATTGGCATTTATGGAATGGGGGGAGTTGGTAAAACGACAATGCTGCAACATATTCATAATGAACTTCTACAAAGACCAGACTTTTATCATCATGTTTACTGGGTGACTATGTCTCGGGATTTTAGCATTAATAGATTGCAGAATCTTATTGCTAAACATCTTGATCTAGATCTTTCAAGTGAAGATGATGATGTGAGTAGAGCTGTCAAATTGTCAAaagaactaagaaaaataaaaaaatggattctcattttagatgatttgtggaacTTTTTTAAGCCACATGAAGTGGGAATTCCTATCCCATTGAAAGGATGCAAATTGATTATGACAACTCGATCAAAACGGATTTGTTACCGGATGGATTGCCAACACAAAATGAAAGTGATGCCACTTTCTAAGGGAGAAGCTTGGACTTTGTTCATGGAGGAACTTGGAAATGACATAGCATTTTCTCCAAAAGTTGAACGAATTGCAGTAGCTGTTACAAGggaatgtgctggtttgccaTTGGGGATTATAACAGTGGCGGGAAGCTTGAGGGGAGTGGATGACATACACGAGTGGAGGAAtacattgaagaaattgaaagaatcaaaaCTTAGGGATATGGAAGATGAGGTATTCCGGTTATTGAGGTTTAGTTATGATCGGTTAGATGATTTGGCCCTACAAAAATGTCTCTTATATTGCACATCGTTTCCTGAAGATCATAAGATTGAAAGGGAGGAGTTGATAGATTATTTGATCGATGAGGGAATAATGGAAGGAATAGGGAGGAGGCAAGAAGAACTTGATGAGGGCCACGCCATGCTCAATAGACTTGAAGATGTCTGCCTATTGGAAAGGGGTATATTGTGTATTGTTCGTAGATttgtcaagatgcatgacttgataAGGGACATGGCCATCCAAATACTGCAAGAGAACTCCCAAGTCATTGTTCAAGCAGGTGCACAATTAAGAGAATTACCGGATGCAGAGAAGTGGACAGAGAATCTTACGAGAGTTTCACTAATGCATAATCACATTAAAGAAATTCCTTCAAGTCATTCACCAAGGTGTCCTCATCTGTCAACTCTATTACTATGTCATAATGAAAGGTTGGGATTTATTGCAGATTCATTTTTTAAGCAATTACTTGGGCTCAAGGTACTTGATCTGTcttatacaaatattaaaaatttgacGGATTCTGTCTCTAATTTGGTGAATCTCACTACATTATTGCTTAAAGGTTGTGAAAAGTTAAGACATGTACCATCATTACAGAAACTCAGGGCATTGAAGAAGTTAGATCTCTCTAATACAACACTTGAAAAGATGCCTCAAGGCATGGAATGTCTATCCAACCTGAGATATCTTAGAATTAATGGATGTGGTGAGAAGGAGTTTCCCGGTGGGATACTATCAAAACTCTCTCACTTGCAAGTCTTTATATTAGAGGAGTGGATGCCTACTGGATTTGAATCAGAATATGTCCCAGTAACAGTTAAGGGAAAGGAAGTAGGGTGCTTGAGGAAGTTGGAAACTTTAGAATGCCACTTTGAAGGTCACTCTGACTTGGTAGAGTATCTCAAATCTCGGGATGAGAACCACTCACTAAGTACATACAAAATTTTTGTAGGTCTGTTTGAGcagtttcatcttttaaataAGCATACGTATTGTAGAGATAAAAGTGTTTGGTTGGGTAATTTGACTTTCAACAGAGATGGGAATTTTCAGGACATGTTCTTAAATGACCTTCAAGAACTGCTGATTTATAAATGTAACGATGCAACAAGTTTATGTGATGTTCCATTCTTGATGAAGACTGCAACTGAACTGGAGGTCATCAGCGTTTGGGATTGCAATGGCATAGAGAGcatggtttcatcttcttggttttgCTCTGCTCCACTACCATCTTCATCTTATAATGGAATATTTTCAAGTCTTAAAAAGTTCAATTGTTATAGATGTAGAAGCATGAAGAAGCTGTTCCCTCTTGCCTTGTTGCCAAGCCTTGTAAACCTGGAACAGATTATAGTTTATGAttgtgagaaaatggaggagataatatgGACAAGATCTGAAGAAGATGTTGTGGGTGAAGAAGAGAGCAGCATCAACATCGAATTCAAACTCCCTAAGTTAAGAATTCTGGACTTGACTGACTTGCCAAAACTTAGAAGCATTTGTAGTGCAAAGCTGATTTGTGATTCTCTCGAAGAAATTCTAGTATCATATTGTCAGGAGCTAAAGAGAATGGGAATTTTCCCCCAAttgcttgaaaatggccagccatctcctcccccttctcttGTAAGAATATGTATATATCCAAAAGAATGGTGGGAGTCAgtagtggagtgggagcatccGAACACAAAGGATATCCTTCGACCCTTTGTAGTGTTTTTATAG